From one Deinococcus sp. QL22 genomic stretch:
- a CDS encoding transposase family protein: protein MEQDRLTRLLKMNRKQFRRRTGVYPETFAEMEAVLAEREERKKKSGRPAALRVAEQLLMTLEFWREYRTFAHLGDDWGVHDDGVHRTVERVEAALIASTPFQMPRKRVFQEAQLVYSIVAVDASEVPCERPKKSSAAGTAARKSGIP, encoded by the coding sequence GTGGAGCAAGACCGCCTGACACGCCTCCTGAAGATGAACCGCAAGCAATTCCGTCGACGCACCGGGGTGTACCCGGAAACGTTCGCCGAGATGGAAGCAGTGCTGGCTGAACGCGAAGAACGGAAAAAGAAATCTGGCCGCCCAGCCGCGCTTCGCGTGGCTGAACAACTCCTGATGACTCTGGAATTCTGGCGCGAGTACCGCACATTTGCACATCTGGGTGACGATTGGGGCGTCCATGACGATGGCGTGCACCGCACGGTGGAACGCGTGGAAGCAGCACTGATCGCCAGTACGCCATTCCAGATGCCCAGAAAACGCGTGTTTCAGGAAGCGCAACTCGTCTACAGCATCGTGGCGGTCGATGCTTCTGAAGTGCCGTGCGAACGACCCAAAAAAAGCAGCGCCGCTGGTACAGCGGCAAGAAAAAGCGGCATACCCTGA
- a CDS encoding DUF1349 domain-containing protein, whose translation MWNNLIWHAPPPYAQEQEDGALEIATGHRTDFWRTTQYGFVRDNGHALLGMAPLEFTASVRVQGMYEHLYDQAGLMVRASETQWVKTGVEYVGRQQWSTVVTHEHSDWSVTPAANLSEVTFRVIRRGDALIVHAQPDQGTPWTLLRVAYFPAGLPAQVGVMACSPEREGFQVTFRDLIVADVDRRPLHELIQPY comes from the coding sequence ATGTGGAACAACCTCATCTGGCATGCGCCACCCCCCTATGCGCAGGAGCAGGAAGACGGTGCGCTGGAGATCGCCACAGGACACCGCACGGACTTTTGGCGTACCACCCAATATGGGTTCGTGCGAGATAACGGCCATGCCCTCCTCGGGATGGCTCCACTTGAATTCACAGCGAGCGTGCGCGTGCAGGGCATGTACGAACACTTGTATGACCAGGCAGGTCTCATGGTGCGGGCCAGCGAAACCCAGTGGGTGAAGACCGGCGTGGAATACGTGGGCCGTCAGCAATGGAGCACAGTTGTCACGCACGAACACTCCGATTGGAGCGTCACTCCTGCGGCCAATCTTTCTGAGGTCACGTTCCGAGTCATCCGGCGCGGCGATGCCCTGATCGTCCATGCACAGCCAGACCAAGGCACGCCTTGGACGTTGCTGCGCGTGGCCTACTTTCCGGCAGGTCTGCCCGCGCAGGTGGGTGTGATGGCCTGCAGTCCAGAGCGCGAGGGTTTCCAAGTGACCTTCCGCGACCTGATTGTGGCTGACGTCGATCGTCGCCCCCTCCACGAGCTCATACAGCCCTATTGA
- a CDS encoding transposase family protein translates to MRTTQKKQRRWYSGKKKRHTLKFQVLMCTVTQRILGTATSAGAVHDVKLFRQSGVRLPHETALIGDARYQGLWRSHGQAITPHQATRASPLSTDQRQENRVLAHTRQSIEHVIRRMKIFRVLKGVYRHRRRRFALRVQLIAALCNLTRACPS, encoded by the coding sequence GTGCGAACGACCCAAAAAAAGCAGCGCCGCTGGTACAGCGGCAAGAAAAAGCGGCATACCCTGAAGTTTCAGGTGCTGATGTGCACGGTGACGCAGCGCATCCTCGGCACGGCCACGAGTGCTGGGGCGGTTCATGATGTGAAGCTCTTTCGTCAATCTGGAGTGCGGTTGCCCCACGAGACGGCCCTGATCGGGGATGCCAGGTACCAGGGACTCTGGCGGAGCCACGGGCAGGCCATCACCCCCCATCAGGCGACGCGCGCGTCGCCTCTCTCCACCGACCAGCGCCAGGAAAACCGCGTGCTGGCCCATACCCGGCAGAGTATTGAGCATGTCATTCGCCGCATGAAGATTTTTCGTGTCCTGAAGGGCGTCTATCGCCATCGACGGCGTCGTTTCGCCCTCCGGGTTCAGCTCATTGCCGCGCTCTGCAACCTGACCCGAGCCTGCCCGTCATGA
- a CDS encoding GNAT family N-acetyltransferase, which produces MIQLRPAAAADALAVAQLHALSWRTAYRGQFSDAFLDGDILTDRTRLWTSRLQQPDQRQNVTVAELDGSLVGFSCIYSNDHPHWGTLLDNLHVQPTLKGTGIGAALLRKVARDCRAQSPASSLYLWVLDANHDARNFYEHQGGRCADEEVWSPPGGGKVKRLRYIWPADKLPLDPSSEFQQL; this is translated from the coding sequence ATGATTCAACTCCGGCCAGCGGCCGCTGCTGATGCCCTCGCCGTCGCGCAACTTCACGCGCTGAGCTGGCGCACTGCTTACCGGGGCCAGTTTAGCGACGCCTTCCTTGACGGTGACATCCTCACCGACCGAACACGCCTCTGGACGAGCCGGTTGCAGCAACCAGATCAACGCCAGAACGTGACCGTCGCCGAACTCGACGGGAGCTTGGTGGGATTCAGCTGCATCTACTCCAATGACCATCCACACTGGGGCACGTTGCTCGACAACCTGCATGTTCAACCGACCCTGAAGGGAACGGGCATCGGCGCTGCCTTACTGCGCAAAGTCGCTCGCGATTGCCGGGCTCAAAGTCCAGCGTCCAGCCTCTACTTATGGGTTCTGGACGCCAACCACGACGCGCGGAATTTCTATGAACACCAGGGTGGGAGGTGCGCGGATGAGGAAGTCTGGTCCCCTCCCGGCGGCGGGAAGGTGAAGCGGCTCCGGTATATCTGGCCCGCAGATAAGCTGCCCCTTGACCCCTCGTCAGAATTTCAGCAGTTGTGA